In a single window of the Tellurirhabdus bombi genome:
- a CDS encoding SusC/RagA family TonB-linked outer membrane protein: MNQKLLFVLLSILLMGSAYAQDRRVTGRVTASEDGSFLPGVSITVPGSTLGTTTNGNGEFSLSVPNGTRTLAFSFVGFVTKRVDVPANNTMNVVLEADANILNEVVVTAGGLTAQRRELGNQATTIRAQEITQAKPTNIAAGLSGKVPGLTITAVSGGVNPNYRLVLRGNRSLTGNNQALIIIDNIISPNSILGNLNPEDIEDIQVLNGAGAAALYGSDASNGALIVTTKKGKAGKTEVKISNTTTFEKVSYLPQLQTGFGSGTTPDDVPTYTPYENQQYGPAFNGEMVTIGKPLEDGSIQTVPYSAQNSREKFWNTGIANQTDFSISSGDEKATYYLSAQYFDQKSTVPSDKYQRYSIRANSTRQIYKNLTAIFNTNFIANRYDQSSETGNAYQNLLMSPAQVDVTKYKNWQTDPFANPNGYFNEYFQNPYFTLANNRRTTRNDYFQGNLELKYNPIKPVVITYRIGISTRNNSSKTTTGKFTYTDYTKSISGSSKTDIAGSVADYSGFNSQLVSDLIAEYKTTLNKDFTLGAVLGATVRQNQSKDVNVSATGIVIDNLYNISNSLNNPNASEANYLARQAGVYGEARLGFRDFLYLHVTGRNDWRSVLAKSNRSFFYPSADVSFIVTDAFPALQSNEWLQSLKIRGGYSKVGQVNLGNSTTFGAYSLLPTFSQSYGYPYPSGAGFGLGNTLVSSDLRPEMTTGIEGGFDFELKKYNVNGGITLYKTNTVDQTIEVSVPQSTGYNILRTNVGEVENKGIETYLNVTPIRTAGGLEVSFGANYTLNRNKVLSLADGANELSLPNGAQGTVAKVLALVGQPFPMLQVTTYNRDPQGRIIVDPITGYPASNGSFSNVGVTNPPHILGANTAIKFKNFRFTALFEYRNGHYIYNSISTAYDFSGAGIRTAWYNRDRFVVPNSSYLSADGTTYVPNTNIAVRSGGADYWTDGTRNTNIGENYANSAGFWKFREASLSYDFTPLLASRTKFIKGATLSAQGRNLFIWVPKSNLYTDPEYSSNGTDSNAVGFTTISQTPPARYFGGTLSLTF, from the coding sequence ATGAATCAAAAGTTACTCTTTGTCTTATTGAGCATTTTGCTGATGGGATCGGCTTATGCTCAAGACAGACGGGTTACCGGTCGAGTGACCGCCTCGGAAGATGGCTCTTTTCTGCCCGGTGTCTCAATTACGGTTCCTGGCTCTACGCTGGGGACAACAACTAATGGAAATGGAGAATTTAGTCTAAGTGTACCGAATGGAACGAGAACGTTAGCGTTTTCATTCGTTGGCTTCGTTACCAAGCGCGTAGACGTTCCGGCAAACAATACCATGAACGTTGTTCTGGAAGCGGATGCCAACATCCTGAACGAAGTCGTTGTAACTGCCGGTGGTTTGACCGCCCAGCGTCGGGAATTAGGTAACCAGGCAACTACGATTAGAGCGCAGGAAATCACGCAGGCCAAGCCAACGAACATTGCAGCTGGTTTATCCGGTAAAGTTCCAGGTCTGACGATTACAGCCGTTAGTGGCGGTGTTAACCCTAACTACCGTTTGGTTTTGCGCGGTAACCGTTCATTAACAGGTAACAACCAAGCGCTGATTATCATTGATAACATCATCTCGCCAAATAGCATTTTAGGTAACCTCAATCCAGAAGACATTGAAGATATTCAGGTTCTGAACGGTGCGGGTGCGGCGGCTCTTTACGGATCAGATGCCTCCAACGGTGCGTTGATCGTAACGACGAAGAAAGGGAAAGCAGGCAAAACAGAGGTCAAAATCTCAAATACGACTACTTTTGAGAAAGTTAGCTACCTGCCTCAACTGCAAACTGGTTTTGGTTCAGGAACAACCCCGGATGATGTACCGACGTATACTCCCTACGAAAACCAACAGTATGGTCCTGCTTTCAATGGTGAAATGGTAACTATTGGCAAGCCTTTAGAGGATGGTTCTATCCAAACAGTTCCTTACTCTGCGCAGAATTCAAGAGAGAAATTCTGGAATACGGGGATTGCCAACCAAACAGACTTCAGCATCTCTTCGGGCGACGAAAAAGCGACTTATTACCTGTCGGCTCAGTACTTCGATCAGAAGTCTACAGTACCTAGTGATAAGTACCAGCGCTATAGCATCCGGGCGAACAGCACGCGCCAGATCTACAAAAATCTGACGGCTATTTTCAACACAAACTTCATTGCAAACCGCTACGATCAAAGCAGCGAGACTGGTAATGCTTACCAGAACTTACTGATGTCGCCCGCGCAGGTTGACGTAACGAAATATAAAAACTGGCAAACTGATCCGTTCGCTAACCCAAATGGTTACTTTAACGAGTATTTCCAGAACCCGTATTTTACACTAGCTAACAACCGTCGGACAACCCGAAACGATTATTTTCAGGGTAACTTAGAGTTAAAATACAACCCGATTAAGCCAGTAGTCATTACGTATCGTATAGGTATCAGCACGCGGAACAACTCGTCAAAAACGACAACGGGTAAATTTACGTATACGGATTATACCAAGAGCATCTCGGGAAGCTCAAAAACGGACATCGCGGGTTCTGTAGCTGATTACAGTGGTTTCAATTCGCAGTTGGTTAGTGACCTGATCGCTGAATACAAAACAACCCTGAATAAAGACTTTACGTTGGGTGCTGTATTGGGCGCAACAGTTCGTCAGAACCAGTCAAAAGATGTGAACGTATCTGCGACGGGTATTGTAATCGATAATCTTTACAACATCAGTAACAGCTTGAACAACCCAAATGCCTCTGAAGCAAACTACTTGGCTCGTCAGGCAGGGGTATACGGTGAAGCACGGCTTGGTTTCCGGGATTTTCTTTACCTGCACGTAACAGGTCGAAATGACTGGCGGTCAGTACTGGCGAAAAGCAACAGGTCTTTCTTCTATCCGTCTGCTGATGTATCGTTCATCGTTACGGATGCCTTTCCTGCGCTACAATCAAACGAATGGCTGCAGAGCTTGAAAATCAGAGGTGGTTACTCAAAAGTAGGCCAGGTCAATTTAGGTAACTCAACTACTTTTGGTGCTTATTCACTGCTTCCAACATTCAGCCAGTCATATGGCTATCCATATCCAAGTGGGGCTGGCTTTGGTTTGGGTAATACACTGGTATCGTCTGATCTGAGACCAGAAATGACAACGGGTATTGAAGGAGGTTTTGATTTCGAACTGAAAAAATACAATGTGAACGGTGGTATTACGTTGTATAAAACCAACACTGTTGATCAGACAATTGAGGTAAGCGTTCCTCAATCAACAGGTTACAATATTTTGCGGACTAACGTAGGTGAGGTTGAAAACAAAGGGATTGAGACGTATTTGAACGTTACGCCAATTAGAACGGCAGGTGGTCTGGAAGTAAGCTTCGGTGCTAACTACACTCTGAACCGCAACAAAGTGCTTTCATTGGCAGACGGAGCAAATGAATTATCATTGCCAAACGGAGCCCAGGGAACAGTTGCCAAAGTTCTTGCTTTAGTTGGTCAACCATTCCCGATGTTGCAGGTGACAACGTACAATCGCGATCCACAAGGTCGGATCATCGTTGACCCAATCACAGGCTATCCAGCGAGCAACGGTTCATTTAGCAATGTCGGTGTAACTAACCCACCGCATATTCTGGGTGCCAATACGGCGATCAAATTCAAAAATTTCCGTTTCACGGCTTTGTTTGAATACCGAAATGGCCATTACATCTACAACTCCATTTCAACAGCGTACGACTTTTCGGGTGCTGGTATTCGGACGGCCTGGTACAACCGCGATCGTTTCGTAGTTCCTAACTCATCTTATCTGTCTGCTGACGGCACGACGTATGTACCAAACACAAACATTGCGGTAAGAAGCGGTGGCGCTGACTACTGGACGGATGGTACTCGTAATACAAACATCGGTGAAAACTACGCGAACTCGGCTGGTTTCTGGAAATTCCGTGAAGCCTCTCTGTCCTACGATTTCACTCCTTTATTAGCTTCAAGAACGAAGTTTATCAAAGGCGCTACGTTGAGTGCGCAAGGCCGGAACCTATTTATCTGGGTACCTAAGTCAAACCTGTACACTGACCCTGAATACAGCAGCAACGGAACGGATAGCAATGCAGTAGGTTTCACAACCATATCGCAAACACCGCCAGCTCGTTATTTCGGTGGTACGTTATCATTAACATTCTAA
- a CDS encoding SusD/RagB family nutrient-binding outer membrane lipoprotein, which produces MMKKSHIFLGLTALMLATSSCDKYLDINTNPNSATNASAQLVLPQAIAGTANLASQYNTYGAHFGGYIANAGGFSGFGTLLNYNIVPGEYNGIWVNTYDNLNDYKYVMDQTEGVDAQAYYNATARIMTALNYQRLVDAFNDVPYTEALQGSANRQPKYDDAATIYQDLIVQLDRAIETINKAQSPVALNSSSDPMFSGNMTSWKQFANTLKLRILVRLSGVQALSSFVTTKAAALDKTIGFLATDAIVNPGYVKQDGKQNPFWNTFGYSIAGALGTLAPSRLPTQFVFGFYNGQKLTDTGRGSVTFKNFAAGTTPVNQLGNETNAPTVVTNYPTWYTGVFSSASSIGNSLGLLKGPSMGQPIMLAAESHFLQAEARLKGYLTGDVAESFNQGITQSFTYLYKDVTNVVAATKNVAADVAAYKAANAADNANSYLVNFALATTPEQKLEAIITQKYIALNMINSDEGWNEYRRTGYPKTNPAGNGFTNIASNKSNSPRPDRLPTRILYPSSEQSFNSANYRAVNQFSDRIFWDPN; this is translated from the coding sequence ATGATGAAAAAAAGTCATATCTTTTTGGGGTTGACCGCGCTAATGCTGGCCACCTCCTCTTGCGATAAGTATCTGGATATTAATACAAACCCGAACTCGGCAACGAATGCTTCTGCGCAGCTTGTATTACCACAAGCCATTGCAGGTACGGCCAACTTGGCGTCACAGTACAATACCTATGGTGCTCACTTTGGTGGGTACATAGCCAATGCGGGTGGTTTTTCAGGGTTTGGCACTTTGCTCAATTACAACATTGTTCCAGGGGAGTATAATGGTATCTGGGTAAATACTTATGATAACCTGAATGACTATAAGTACGTGATGGACCAGACAGAAGGCGTAGATGCGCAAGCCTACTACAACGCAACTGCCCGGATCATGACGGCCTTAAACTACCAGCGCTTGGTTGATGCCTTTAATGACGTTCCATATACGGAAGCTTTGCAGGGCAGTGCCAACCGACAGCCCAAATACGATGATGCGGCAACAATTTATCAGGATTTGATTGTTCAGTTGGATCGCGCTATTGAAACCATTAATAAGGCTCAGAGCCCAGTTGCCTTGAACTCGTCATCAGATCCCATGTTTTCGGGGAATATGACAAGCTGGAAACAGTTTGCGAATACCCTGAAGCTACGCATTCTGGTTCGTCTTTCAGGCGTTCAGGCGCTGTCTTCCTTCGTTACGACGAAAGCAGCAGCTCTGGACAAAACCATAGGTTTCTTAGCAACAGACGCTATCGTTAATCCGGGTTATGTTAAACAGGATGGTAAGCAAAATCCTTTCTGGAATACTTTCGGTTATTCGATTGCAGGTGCTTTGGGTACTTTAGCTCCATCACGGCTTCCAACTCAATTCGTTTTTGGTTTTTATAATGGGCAAAAGTTGACAGATACAGGTCGTGGTTCGGTTACCTTTAAGAATTTTGCGGCGGGTACAACTCCTGTTAATCAACTAGGTAATGAGACAAACGCACCTACTGTAGTTACTAATTATCCAACTTGGTATACGGGCGTATTTAGCAGCGCATCGAGCATTGGCAACTCACTGGGCCTTCTAAAAGGCCCAAGCATGGGTCAGCCTATTATGCTGGCGGCAGAGTCACACTTCTTGCAAGCAGAAGCACGTCTTAAAGGTTATTTGACGGGTGATGTAGCCGAAAGCTTCAACCAGGGGATTACACAGTCGTTTACATACTTGTATAAAGACGTTACTAATGTAGTGGCAGCAACGAAAAATGTGGCAGCCGATGTAGCGGCTTATAAAGCGGCCAATGCAGCGGACAATGCAAATAGTTATCTGGTTAATTTTGCTCTGGCAACTACCCCCGAGCAGAAGTTAGAGGCGATCATTACGCAGAAATACATTGCGCTTAACATGATCAACTCTGACGAAGGTTGGAACGAATACCGCAGAACAGGTTATCCTAAAACGAACCCTGCCGGTAACGGATTTACGAACATTGCGTCGAACAAATCCAACTCACCCAGACCAGATAGATTACCAACTCGGATTTTATATCCTTCGTCTGAGCAGTCGTTTAACTCGGCTAATTACCGGGCAGTAAATCAGTTTTCGGATAGAATTTTTTGGGACCCTAATTGA
- a CDS encoding DUF1735 domain-containing protein, producing the protein MKNFIKIVGLFFLGTAFTSCLKDEMSLDPDNSTNVIEFKNPSSFVSPYGSKYALYAQAFNLAPENSYPVTVSYSGAHVAPEDITVTIGTDPAAVTQYNTEQGAHFDLLPATLYTAPTQVVIPKGQRTATVELKIKSNNFDFSKNYVLPISITGASSGTVSGNFGTILLNFGAKNQFDGRYRVTNVRFRHTTNTAFTANTPRTRDLVTLSATSNYLFDPGLNGGTPFFSFNNNGSGSYFGAFSPVFAFDAAGNVTAVTNSVAVNDPSNANKRTARLDATGVNKITISGNTKVMDVSYVMVQNGVDILFITEKWEYTGPRP; encoded by the coding sequence ATGAAGAATTTCATAAAAATAGTTGGCCTTTTCTTTTTGGGTACGGCATTTACGTCTTGTTTGAAAGATGAAATGTCGCTAGACCCGGACAATTCGACAAACGTCATTGAGTTTAAAAACCCAAGTAGCTTTGTCTCTCCATACGGTAGTAAGTATGCATTGTACGCCCAGGCATTTAATTTGGCACCGGAAAATTCATATCCAGTAACCGTTAGTTACTCTGGCGCTCATGTGGCTCCGGAAGACATTACGGTTACTATTGGAACTGATCCTGCTGCTGTGACGCAATACAACACGGAGCAAGGCGCACACTTTGACCTGTTGCCGGCAACGCTTTACACGGCTCCTACGCAAGTAGTCATTCCAAAAGGACAGCGCACGGCTACGGTGGAGTTGAAGATAAAGAGCAATAATTTCGATTTCTCGAAAAATTATGTTCTACCTATCTCCATTACAGGTGCTTCAAGTGGAACCGTAAGTGGTAACTTTGGTACAATTTTGCTAAACTTTGGCGCCAAAAATCAGTTTGATGGTCGTTATCGGGTAACAAACGTACGCTTTCGCCACACGACGAACACTGCTTTTACGGCGAACACCCCTCGTACGAGAGATCTGGTAACCTTGTCCGCTACGTCGAACTACCTATTTGATCCAGGCCTGAATGGTGGTACTCCGTTCTTCAGCTTTAATAACAACGGCAGCGGTAGCTACTTCGGTGCTTTCTCTCCTGTCTTCGCGTTTGACGCTGCTGGAAATGTAACTGCGGTTACAAACTCTGTGGCTGTAAATGACCCTTCTAACGCGAACAAGCGGACAGCACGGTTAGATGCAACAGGTGTCAATAAGATCACTATTAGCGGAAATACAAAGGTGATGGACGTCAGCTATGTCATGGTTCAAAATGGCGTTGATATCTTGTTCATTACAGAGAAATGGGAGTACACGGGTCCTAGACCATAG
- a CDS encoding NAD(P)H-quinone oxidoreductase has translation MKAIVITRPGDAQVLQVQQLEKPIPAAGQVLIRIKAAGLNRSDVLQRKGAYGGTDPSGQIPGLEVAGIVDSCAEQASLWQPGDAVCALISSGGYAEYVAVDERHCLPIPATLTFEEAASLPEAAFTVWYNVFRQAGLKAGENFLVHGGSSGIGITAIQLAKAFGAIVYATAGSDEKCAFCESLGATRCINYRTEDFEAGLKEIGIDVILDMVGGEYTSKNLRILKPEGRLTFINAMKGAKTEINALEVMNKRLVISGSTLKPRSADFKAALAADVEKHVWPLVASGALKPVVHEIFPFEQAAEAQELMESSQHIGKIILNVDTEK, from the coding sequence ATGAAAGCTATTGTCATCACTCGCCCCGGAGATGCCCAGGTTTTGCAGGTTCAGCAGCTTGAGAAGCCTATACCAGCCGCCGGTCAGGTCCTGATTCGGATCAAAGCGGCGGGCCTTAATCGAAGCGACGTTCTGCAGCGAAAAGGTGCTTACGGCGGAACAGATCCCTCAGGACAAATTCCGGGCCTGGAAGTAGCAGGCATTGTTGATTCCTGCGCTGAACAGGCAAGTCTTTGGCAGCCGGGTGATGCCGTTTGTGCGCTCATCAGCAGTGGTGGGTATGCCGAATACGTCGCCGTTGACGAACGCCATTGCTTACCCATTCCTGCCACGCTGACATTCGAAGAGGCTGCTTCGCTCCCCGAGGCTGCTTTTACCGTTTGGTACAATGTGTTTCGACAGGCTGGTCTAAAAGCCGGCGAAAACTTCCTAGTGCACGGCGGCAGCAGTGGTATTGGTATTACCGCCATACAACTGGCAAAGGCTTTTGGCGCTATTGTCTATGCCACCGCCGGCAGCGACGAAAAATGCGCTTTCTGCGAAAGCCTGGGAGCCACGCGCTGCATCAATTACCGCACGGAAGATTTTGAAGCTGGGTTAAAAGAAATAGGCATCGACGTTATTCTGGACATGGTCGGTGGCGAATACACATCTAAAAATCTTCGCATTCTAAAACCCGAAGGCCGACTTACATTTATTAACGCCATGAAAGGTGCCAAAACTGAAATCAACGCGCTGGAAGTTATGAACAAGCGGCTCGTTATTTCAGGAAGTACGCTCAAGCCTCGCAGTGCTGATTTCAAGGCGGCTCTTGCGGCCGATGTCGAAAAGCACGTCTGGCCGCTAGTTGCCTCGGGCGCTCTAAAACCTGTTGTCCATGAAATATTTCCGTTTGAGCAAGCCGCCGAAGCCCAGGAATTAATGGAAAGCAGCCAGCATATCGGCAAAATTATTCTTAACGTAGACACTGAAAAATAA